CGCTGAGCCGGCATTGCCGCCGACCTGGAACATCGACTGCGCCAGCCCGTGTCTGCGACCTGCGGCCATGCGCGCGACGCGCGAGGATTCCGGATGGAAGACCGAAGACCCCATGCCCAACAGCGATGCACCCACCAGCAGCAGGCCATAGCTATGCGCCACCGATAGCACGACGAGTCCCGCTAGCGAAAAGACTGTGCCGCCGGGCAGCGCGAGTGGCGTGGGCCGCTTGTCGGCGTACAGGCCGATCAAGGGCTGCAAGATTGAAGCTGTCATTTGATAGACGAAGGTCACTAGCCCGATCTGGCTGAACGAAAGGCCCAGTTCCGCCTTGAGGTCGGGATAGATGGCCGGCAGCAGCGATTGCAACATGTCATTGATGAGGTGGCAGGCGCTGATCGCCGCGATGATCCCGAAGACCGTGGTTTCCCCGGCGGGTGGAAGTGAGGCGGCTCTGGTGGCGTTCATGGTGTTTCCGTTCCTGATGACGGCCCCCGCTATAAGCCCTCCCACCATGGCCCGCATTCCATTATGGGTCTTTTACTTTTGTGATTGGGACAACGCATGCGCTGGAATGACCCCGCCTCTGTCGAGCATATTGATCGGCCCATTATCGGCGTCGGAAACGAATATCCGCCTGCCTTCGAACTGGACTGGCATGAACATCGGCGCGGGCAGCTCCTCTATGCCGCACGGGGCGTGGTGGTGGTCAGCACAGCGCATGGCGCCTGGATCGCGCCGCCGGAGCGGGCAGTCTGGACACCGGGCGGCTGTCCGCACGCTGTCAGGATGATCGGTGCTGTCAGTACGCGTAGTGTCCTGATTGAAGCGGGCGCCGAGGGGGCGCTGGGTGAAAGCAACAAGGTCATCCAGGTGTCGCCGCTGCTTCGCAGTCTGCTCGAAGCGGCTTGCGACATTCCGCCTGAATATGATCGCGGTGGGCGGGATGGTAAGCTGATGGCTCTGCTCCTCGCAGAACTAGCCGCTGCGCCCACCGTTCCGCTGGCCGTGCCCTTCCCACAGACGTCCGCAATGGCTGCACGCTGTCAAGCTTTTCTGGCGCAGCCCACGCCGCATGACAGCATCGACCAGTGGAGCGCCGAGCTTGGCATGGGACGGCGGGCTTTCACCCGCGCCTTTCGACGGGAAACGGGGCTCAGCTTTGGCGCATGGCGTCAACAGGCCTGCATATTGGTCGCCCTGCCAAGGTTGGCGGAGGGCGAGGCCGTCACGACCATCGCCTTCGATCTGGG
This window of the Sphingobium sp. EM0848 genome carries:
- a CDS encoding helix-turn-helix domain-containing protein, with protein sequence MRWNDPASVEHIDRPIIGVGNEYPPAFELDWHEHRRGQLLYAARGVVVVSTAHGAWIAPPERAVWTPGGCPHAVRMIGAVSTRSVLIEAGAEGALGESNKVIQVSPLLRSLLEAACDIPPEYDRGGRDGKLMALLLAELAAAPTVPLAVPFPQTSAMAARCQAFLAQPTPHDSIDQWSAELGMGRRAFTRAFRRETGLSFGAWRQQACILVALPRLAEGEAVTTIAFDLGYDSAAAFTTMFKRRVGVSPSRYKPSV